GGGTGATGAAATATTAGAGGGTCTTCTGGGAAACGATCTTTTAGGATTCCATATTCGCTATCACTGTCAAAACTTTTTAGATACAGTAGATCATTTCATTGAAGCAAAAGTGGATTGGGAAAAATCTTCTATAACTCATAACGAGAAAGAAACACTGATCAGACCATTTCCCATAAGTGTGGATTTCAAAAAAATAGAAAATATGTCAAGGCAGGCAAAAGTTGAAGAAAATATCAAAAGAATAAAAAGAGATCGCAGATTAAGGAATAGACTTATAGGAATAGGTGTAGATAGAATCGATTATACAAAGGGTATCTTAGAGCGATTTAAGGCAATTGACAGATTTTTTGAAAAATATCCCCAATATCTCGGCCGCTTCACCTTCCTCCAATTAGGTCCCCTTTCTCGCATTCATCTTCAACAGTACAAAAACTATAATGACGAAGTATATCACCTGATGGTTGAAATTAACGAAAAATACCAGTTCAAAGATTGGCAGCCTATTATATTGCGCAAGACTTATTTCTCTCAAGAAGACCTGATAAACTATTATCGCCTGGCAGATATATGCATTGTCAGTTCTCTTCACGACGGGATGAATCTCGTTGCCAAGGAATTTATTGCATCCAGATGGGACAATGATGGTGTTTTAATTCTAAGTAGATTTACTGGCTCCGCTCGCGAGTTAGAGACAGCGTTGCTTATAAATCCTTTCGCTACAGACCAATTTGCAGATACAATAAAAGAAGCATTAGAGATGGATGGAGAGGAAAAGGAAAAGAGAATGCAGAGAATGAGAGAAATTGTAGAAGGAAACAACATCTATCGTTGGACGGCTAAGATTTTATCCGAAATTTTCAAGCTTGGTTTAGAAGAAATTTAAAATGAGCGAACCTTTTTACTTTCATACCCAATTTGATCTGGTAGAAATTCTAAACAAGAAATCCAAAAATGTAATGGAACTCCTGGAGGGAATAAAGGTTGTCCCCGACTCCTCCATCTTTTACCACACCCATAAATTCTTGGAACAGCATCATTATCTATTACCCGAACCAGCCAACGATTTTGCTTACTGGATCAGTAATGTATTGGAGGAAAATACCCTGGGAGAAGAAATTGGCAGTATAGATATAATCGAGTTTGCAAGTATAAAAGAGTTGAGAAATAGAT
The DNA window shown above is from Deltaproteobacteria bacterium and carries:
- a CDS encoding trehalose-6-phosphate synthase produces the protein MVSNREPYLHRFFEDEIRCVMPVSGMALALNTVMQTCGGTWVAHGSGEADKDVVDSNDHIQVPPENPNYTLRRVWLTKEEMNGYYFGFANEGLWPLCHNAYTRPIFRKSDWDMYRKVNEKFAEIILEEMGDNEGFVFIQDYHFTLLSKILKDKRPDITVAQFWHIPWPNEETFRICPWGDEILEGLLGNDLLGFHIRYHCQNFLDTVDHFIEAKVDWEKSSITHNEKETLIRPFPISVDFKKIENMSRQAKVEENIKRIKRDRRLRNRLIGIGVDRIDYTKGILERFKAIDRFFEKYPQYLGRFTFLQLGPLSRIHLQQYKNYNDEVYHLMVEINEKYQFKDWQPIILRKTYFSQEDLINYYRLADICIVSSLHDGMNLVAKEFIASRWDNDGVLILSRFTGSARELETALLINPFATDQFADTIKEALEMDGEEKEKRMQRMREIVEGNNIYRWTAKILSEIFKLGLEEI